TAATCCGCACAGCTCTGCGCATCGCGGTAGTCTACCGGCTTCAGCTTCAGACTGCGCGGATTCTTCGGGAAATACTGAAAGCATGCCGCCCCGCTCTCCCTGGCAGACCGGGCGGCCTGCCCGTATCCGCCGCGAATGCTGACATGCGCCCCTATGAAGGGGCTATGCGTCATGCTGGCAATCCGGGCAATAGAACACCTTGCGCCCGGACAGCTCCGTTTTCACGATGGTTCCCCCGCCGCGCAGGCAAGGCTCGCCCTCACGGTCATATACCTTGCACGCATCGTTATAAGCCCCGGTTACCGTATCGCCTGTCATGAACGGCATTTCCATGTAACCGCCGATGTCGGTCGCCTCCGTCAGCACCTTGCGCACACTGTCATAGAGCCTGGACACCGCCTCCGGTGTCAGGTTCTGCACCGGTGTTGACGGAAGCAATCTTGCCTCATAGGCGATCTCGTCAGCGTAGCAATTGCCGATGCCGGCCATCACATGCTGATTGACCAGCAGGCTCTTCAGCGCTCCGCGCCGTCCCTTCAGCAGTCCGGCGAACCGTTCTGCGGTCATCCGCCGGTCCAGCAGCTCCGGCCCAAGCTTGCCCATGGCCGCCTCGCTCTCCTTAACCGACAAGAGATGCAGATATCCCAGACGCAGCCCCATGAAGTAGAGGATATGCTCACCGAAGGCCAGCTCTACCTGGGTGGTCCGGTCCGGACGCTCCGCTTCCGTACCGTAGAACAGAAGTCCGCCCAGCATCAGATGCAGCAGCAGCCGTCTGCCGTCATGAAGATGGAAGAGGATATGCTTGGCGCGACGCTCCACGAACACGATCCGTGCGCCAACCAGAGCGTTTACGAAATCTGCAGCTTCCATATTGATAGTCTTAGCCCGGTTCACGGTTACTCCCGTAATCGGTACATTTATAATGTGCTGGCTCAGCAGCTTCCTGTAATTCTCCATTTCCGGCAATTCCGGCATAGTGTCATCGTCCCTTCAAGATTCATAAAAATGCTCATACCTCTGTCATTATACACCGAGCAGTGTCATTAGTTCAGCTAAATCAGCACAAATCTCATCAGGCTTGACCCCGGTCAGCTCCTGATAGTGCTCCAGGTTCTCCCGGGTGGTGAGTCCCGTCAGCACCAGCACCGTCTTACAGCCGGCATTGGCCCCTGCCGCAATGTCTGTGCGCATGTTGTCGCCGACCATCACCGCCTCCTCCGGCTTAATGCCCAGCAGAGAGGCGGCATAGGTGACCAGATGAGTCTCCGGCTTCCCGATGACAACGGGCTGGACGCCGCTGGCTGCTTCAATGGCAGCACCGATCGTTCCGGCACCGGGCATCACCCCGTCATCCGAAGGCAGCATCAGATCGGGATTGGTCAATACGAACCCCGCCCCCTCCCTGATCCAGCGGGAAGCACGGGCAAGCGCTTCATATGTAAAAGAGCGGTCAATTCCCTGCACAACATATTGCGGATTCTCCGTAACCACCTTTAATCCTGCCTCTGTGCAGGCCTGCACCAGACCCTCTTCTCCAAGTATCGCCACAGATGCCCCCGGAGATTCCCCGGCAATATAACGGGCGGCTGCCAGCGATGAGGTACAGACCTCCTCCGCTCTCGCTTCGATGCCCATAGCACGCAAATGCGCGGCAACCCCCTCCGGCGTCCGCGAGGAGTTATTCGTAACGAACAGGAACGGGAGCTCCGCCTGGCGAAGTGCCTCTATCAGCTTCTCGGCTCCTTCAATCTTATGCCGTCCATGGTACAGCGTTCCATCCAGATCGATTAACAAGCCCTTGATATTCTCCATAACTCCCCCTTGCAGATCAGCAAATATTATTTTATGTCATTTATCATTAATGCTATGAATCAAATTCCGAAGCTCTGGAACGTTTCCCGGGAAAGCGCGCTGCTGCAAGCTTCACGCCCCTCCAGCGCCGTTCCAAGACGCTTCCATTCGGCATTTTCTCCAGCCCTTCGTTCCTGTAACCCTTCGGTTTTAATTAAAATTTAACATTCTTCGTCGAACGGTAGCGAACCGGTGCAGGGGCAGGCTTTTTTTGGCACAGCCCTGTCATTTCCTGCGCTTTCCCGGAAAATAATTTATTGCCCCGGGGAATTTCCCGGGCTTCTCCGGTAGACCGGGAAGGTACAGAATTCCTCTGCCAGCAGCGTGTCCGGGAAGATTGCCTGCGCCTCCTGAAGGAGCGGAGCCAGTTCTTCCATAGAGGTGTAACGGGAGCTGAAGTGGGTCAGCAGCAGCTCACGCGCCCCTGCGTCCCTTGCCAGCTCGGCTGCCTGCCGCGCGGTGCTGTGATGATATTGATACGCCATATCCGCCAGATCATGAGCGAACGTGGCCTCATGAATGATCAGATCCGCGTCCTGTGACAGCGGCAGCGCCCCCGGCGTAGGCCTCGTATCCCCGAGAATCACCACCACGCGTCCGCGTTTGGGTGCATGAACGACCTCTGCCGCCCGGATCACAATGCCGTCGTCGGTGGTGATATCCTCACCCTTTTTCAATCTGCCGTACAGCGGTCCGGGCTTCAGCCCGTAGCTTTTCAGCAGCTCAGCATTCAGATTGCCCGGGCTGTCCTTCTCCGTAATCCGGTAGCCGTAGCTGTGGATCCGGTGCTCCAGCAGCCCCGCCTCCACCTTGAAGGTCTCATCTTCGTAGATCAGCCCGCCGCTGTGCTCCACAATCTCCAGCTTATAGGGAATCCGGGACTGGCTGACGGACAGGGAGATTTCCAGATACGCCTTAAGCCCAGGCGGCCCGTATACCGTAAGCGGTGCAGTCCCGCCCTGATAGCCCCGGCTGGAGATCAGCCCCGGCAGGCCGAACAGGTGGTCACCGTGCAGATGCGTAATGAACAGCTTCTCCAGCTTGCCCAGCCGCAGCGGTGAACGGAGAACCTGGTGCTGCGTGCCTTCCCCGCAATCGAACATCCAGAAGGTGCGCCGTTCTTCAAGCAGCCTCAGCGCAACCGAGGTGACATTACGCTGCAGCGTAGGCACCCCGGCATTTGTTCCCAAGAAATAGATTTCCATTGATGTCCCCCTCCTCTCTTCGATTCTTAGCCGCATCATATCACTTCATGTTATCTTGCCATTTCTTATGAAAAGAATTCTACTCTGTTTTGGCTGCAAAAGCATCTTTTTGTCCAAATGGAAACGGATTTGCCGCGAAACAGGTTCATTCTTATATTTCCAGCAAAAAACCTCCCGCTGCCGGGAGGTTCCGAAAAGACGAGGCACAGCCCCTTCTGGCCGGTGCAGACTTGCAGAGTGCTTAAGCCTTCTCCACGTTGAAATACTGGGCTTCCGGGTGGGCGAAGACCATCGCCGATACCGAAGCCTCCGGCTCCATCATGAAGCCGTCCGTCAGGTGAACGCCGATATCTTCCGGCGACATGAGCTTGAACAGTGGACCCTGGTCCTCCAGGTCCGGGCAGGCCGGATAGCCGAAGGATACCCGGATGCCCTGATAACGCGCTCCGTGCCGCTGCTTCATCGTCATCTCGGCCGGGTCAGGGAAGCCCCAGGTATCACGCATCATATGATGGACACGTTCAGCCAGGCCTTCCGCGACCTCCAGCGCCACCGCCTGCACAGCGTGGGAACGGAGATAATCGCCTTTATCCTTAAGCTCGGACGACAATTCACGAACCCCGTGGCCTGCGGTCACCACCAGGAACCCGACATAATCCATAATTCCGCTGTCGACCGGCTTCAGGAAGTCAGCCAGGCAGAGATAAGGCTCGACATTCTGCCGCGGGAAGGTGAAGGTATGCAGCACCTGAGTGTGATCCTGCGGATCATAGATCAGGATGTCATTCCCTCTCGACTGCGCCGGGAAGAAACGGTACATGGCATGCGGAGTAATCGTGCCCTCCAGCATCGCCTGGTGCAGGATATCATCCACCGTCTCCTTCAGCTCAAGCGTACGCGGGTCACCCGCTGCGAGCTGTGCCTCTACGGAGCCGCGCAGCCCCAGATGATGGCCGAGCA
This region of Paenibacillus sp. FSL K6-1096 genomic DNA includes:
- the rnz gene encoding ribonuclease Z, which gives rise to MEIYFLGTNAGVPTLQRNVTSVALRLLEERRTFWMFDCGEGTQHQVLRSPLRLGKLEKLFITHLHGDHLFGLPGLISSRGYQGGTAPLTVYGPPGLKAYLEISLSVSQSRIPYKLEIVEHSGGLIYEDETFKVEAGLLEHRIHSYGYRITEKDSPGNLNAELLKSYGLKPGPLYGRLKKGEDITTDDGIVIRAAEVVHAPKRGRVVVILGDTRPTPGALPLSQDADLIIHEATFAHDLADMAYQYHHSTARQAAELARDAGARELLLTHFSSRYTSMEELAPLLQEAQAIFPDTLLAEEFCTFPVYRRSPGNSPGQ
- a CDS encoding DNA-formamidopyrimidine glycosylase family protein, encoding MPELPEMENYRKLLSQHIINVPITGVTVNRAKTINMEAADFVNALVGARIVFVERRAKHILFHLHDGRRLLLHLMLGGLLFYGTEAERPDRTTQVELAFGEHILYFMGLRLGYLHLLSVKESEAAMGKLGPELLDRRMTAERFAGLLKGRRGALKSLLVNQHVMAGIGNCYADEIAYEARLLPSTPVQNLTPEAVSRLYDSVRKVLTEATDIGGYMEMPFMTGDTVTGAYNDACKVYDREGEPCLRGGGTIVKTELSGRKVFYCPDCQHDA
- a CDS encoding TIGR01457 family HAD-type hydrolase gives rise to the protein MENIKGLLIDLDGTLYHGRHKIEGAEKLIEALRQAELPFLFVTNNSSRTPEGVAAHLRAMGIEARAEEVCTSSLAAARYIAGESPGASVAILGEEGLVQACTEAGLKVVTENPQYVVQGIDRSFTYEALARASRWIREGAGFVLTNPDLMLPSDDGVMPGAGTIGAAIEAASGVQPVVIGKPETHLVTYAASLLGIKPEEAVMVGDNMRTDIAAGANAGCKTVLVLTGLTTRENLEHYQELTGVKPDEICADLAELMTLLGV